Proteins co-encoded in one Flavobacterium fluviale genomic window:
- a CDS encoding arylsulfatase: protein MNKRINILFSVLLTGIIGSYETEAQTASSKPNVILIMVDDMGYSDLGNYGSEIKTPNLDRLAKEGTRLREFYNNSICAPTRASLLTGQYQHKAGVGYFDVNLGLPAYQGYLNKESLTLGEVFRSGGYSTLMSGKWHVGSEDQAQWPNQRGFDKFYGILKGAANYFDTKPLPFGKTAYPVKMIRNNEELHPKDDSYYFTDEIGNNAVTFLDEQNKENKPFFLYLAFTAPHWPLQAKPVDIAKYRGKFDEGWDALREKRIQKLKENGILLPGQTIAPRDPEVPEWDKLTYDEKQFWKAKMEVYAAMVDNMDQNVGKVLDKLKALKKDKNTLIIFIADNGAQGGFNTYNPLRRGLVRNDGPIGTSGSFDYQEQNWAYLSNTPLQDYKNNMHEGGFSSPFIAWYPSKIKAGRIDKGTGHIIDLAPTFYELAGIEYPKNLNGVTANPLPGKSLLPVLFDNASEVNRGAPLFWERAGNRAVREGKWKLVSIYPSYQWELYDLEADRGETANVAAQNPGIVNDLSAKYFDWADKTGVVEYSKFKQKNELIPGAAAKK, encoded by the coding sequence ATGAATAAAAGAATAAACATTTTATTTTCTGTCTTATTGACGGGAATAATTGGTTCTTATGAAACCGAAGCTCAAACCGCATCTTCTAAACCAAACGTAATTTTGATTATGGTGGACGATATGGGCTATTCGGATTTGGGAAATTATGGATCTGAAATTAAAACGCCAAATCTAGACCGTTTAGCGAAAGAAGGAACGCGACTTCGCGAATTTTACAACAACTCAATCTGCGCGCCTACGAGAGCTTCATTATTGACGGGGCAGTATCAGCACAAAGCTGGGGTTGGTTATTTTGACGTCAATCTGGGTTTACCTGCCTATCAAGGTTATCTCAACAAAGAATCTTTAACCTTAGGAGAAGTTTTCCGTTCTGGTGGTTACAGCACCTTAATGTCTGGAAAATGGCACGTAGGTTCTGAAGATCAAGCGCAATGGCCAAATCAAAGAGGTTTTGATAAATTTTACGGAATTTTAAAAGGTGCTGCGAATTATTTTGATACAAAACCGCTTCCTTTCGGAAAGACGGCTTATCCTGTAAAAATGATCCGTAACAATGAAGAATTGCATCCAAAAGATGATTCGTACTATTTCACAGATGAAATCGGAAATAATGCCGTTACTTTCTTAGACGAACAAAACAAAGAAAACAAGCCTTTCTTTTTGTACTTAGCATTTACAGCGCCTCACTGGCCATTGCAGGCAAAACCTGTTGATATTGCCAAATACAGAGGAAAATTTGATGAAGGCTGGGATGCTTTAAGAGAGAAAAGAATTCAAAAGTTAAAAGAAAACGGAATTCTGCTTCCAGGTCAAACTATTGCTCCTCGTGACCCAGAAGTACCAGAATGGGATAAATTGACGTATGACGAAAAACAATTTTGGAAAGCCAAAATGGAAGTGTACGCGGCAATGGTAGATAACATGGATCAAAATGTTGGAAAAGTCTTAGACAAATTAAAAGCTTTGAAAAAAGACAAAAACACTCTGATTATTTTTATTGCCGATAATGGGGCTCAAGGCGGTTTCAATACTTACAATCCATTGAGAAGAGGTTTGGTTCGCAACGATGGACCAATTGGAACTTCTGGTTCTTTTGATTATCAGGAACAAAACTGGGCATATCTTTCTAATACACCTTTGCAGGATTATAAAAACAATATGCACGAAGGCGGTTTCAGCTCTCCGTTTATTGCTTGGTATCCATCAAAAATAAAAGCAGGAAGAATTGACAAAGGAACTGGACATATTATTGACCTTGCTCCTACTTTCTACGAATTGGCTGGAATTGAATATCCTAAAAATTTAAACGGAGTAACTGCTAATCCACTTCCAGGAAAAAGTTTGCTTCCTGTTTTATTTGACAATGCTTCTGAAGTAAACAGAGGCGCGCCGCTATTCTGGGAAAGAGCTGGAAATAGAGCAGTTAGAGAAGGAAAATGGAAATTGGTTTCTATTTATCCGTCTTATCAATGGGAACTTTACGATCTTGAAGCAGACCGTGGAGAAACAGCCAATGTTGCTGCACAAAATCCAGGAATTGTAAACGATCTTTCTGCAAAATATTTTGACTGGGCAGATAAAACCGGAGTTGTAGAATACAGCAAATTCAAACAAAAAAATGAGTTGATTCCAGGTGCTGCTGCTAAGAAATAA
- the rocD gene encoding ornithine--oxo-acid transaminase, with the protein MISTEKALSSKSEILIEKENKYGAHNYHPLPVVLERGEGVYVWDVDGKKYFDFLSAYSAVNQGHCHPKIVNAMVEQAQKLTLTSRAFYNDKLGNYEEYVTNYFGFDKVLPMNTGAEAVETALKISRKWAYEVKGIPENQAQIIVCENNFHGRTTTIISFSNDETARKNFGPFTDGFIKIEYDNLEALENALNSSKNIAGFLVEPIQGEAGVYVPSEGYLAKAKALCEKHNVLFIADEVQTGIARTGKLLAVHHENVQPDVLILGKAISGGVYPVSAVLCNDEIMNVIKPGQHGSTFGGNPVAAAVAIAALEVIKDEKLAENAERLGVILRDGLNKIAEKNDLITLVRGKGLLNAIVINTDEESDLAWEICLKFRDNGLLAKPTHGNKIRLAPPLVMTEEQINECLEIIEKSLNDFR; encoded by the coding sequence TATGGAGCTCACAACTACCATCCGCTTCCAGTAGTTTTAGAACGCGGAGAAGGAGTATATGTTTGGGATGTTGACGGAAAAAAATATTTTGATTTCCTTTCAGCTTATTCTGCGGTGAATCAAGGGCATTGCCATCCGAAAATTGTAAATGCAATGGTTGAACAGGCTCAAAAACTGACTTTGACTTCTCGTGCTTTTTACAATGATAAACTAGGAAACTACGAAGAATACGTAACCAATTATTTTGGTTTCGATAAAGTTCTTCCAATGAATACGGGAGCTGAAGCGGTTGAAACCGCTTTGAAGATTTCTAGAAAATGGGCTTACGAAGTAAAAGGAATTCCTGAAAACCAAGCACAGATTATAGTGTGCGAGAATAATTTTCACGGAAGAACTACTACCATTATTTCATTTTCAAATGATGAAACAGCGCGTAAAAATTTCGGTCCTTTTACAGACGGCTTTATAAAGATTGAATACGATAATCTTGAAGCTCTTGAAAACGCTTTAAATTCTTCAAAAAATATCGCTGGATTCTTGGTTGAGCCTATTCAGGGTGAAGCAGGAGTTTATGTTCCATCTGAAGGTTATTTAGCGAAAGCAAAAGCGCTTTGCGAAAAACACAATGTACTTTTTATTGCAGATGAGGTGCAAACGGGAATTGCACGTACAGGAAAACTATTAGCCGTTCATCACGAAAATGTGCAGCCTGATGTTTTAATTTTAGGAAAAGCAATTTCTGGCGGTGTTTATCCAGTTTCGGCTGTTCTATGTAACGACGAAATTATGAACGTAATTAAACCTGGACAGCACGGTTCTACTTTTGGAGGAAATCCAGTTGCAGCGGCCGTAGCGATTGCAGCTCTTGAAGTTATTAAAGACGAAAAACTAGCTGAAAATGCAGAGCGTTTAGGAGTTATTTTAAGAGATGGATTAAATAAAATTGCCGAGAAAAATGATTTAATTACGCTTGTCCGTGGAAAAGGACTTTTAAATGCAATCGTTATCAATACAGATGAAGAATCTGATTTGGCTTGGGAAATCTGCCTAAAATTTAGAGATAACGGATTATTGGCAAAACCAACTCACGGAAATAAAATTAGATTGGCTCCGCCTTTGGTAATGACAGAAGAACAAATTAATGAATGTCTGGAGATTATTGAAAAATCTTTGAATGATTTTAGATAA
- a CDS encoding RagB/SusD family nutrient uptake outer membrane protein, whose protein sequence is MKKTIIYSLAVLFLISACNPLDEDPKAFISSGNFYKTTEDADAAVIAIHNAINSSTHTLYNRLIQISTEMATDDYEAGPRARNAHVRALSNLTHDASNDRMIELWRQSYDGINRANVAIDNISKNPNLNSQKDKDLINEAKFLRALLYFNLVRWFGDVPLVLHETTVLNPDAINVSNTPEVEVYTQIENDLIDSEALPVVQQNKGRVTAGAAKSILAKVYLTEKKWQKAAEKSKEIIDSKVYDLFENYADVFNVATKNGKEHIFSAQFKGLTNWNGNMLASTAAPTSVPGIAGDQADALHKEGGLFEAFAETDKRKYITFAVEFVSPTDGKTYKVTPHFNKYFDPATPTSPGQSSKNTPIIRFAEVLLIYAEALNEQNGGPTVEAYAAVDRVRTRAGVDLLATTSPALSQDAFREAVFEERRKELVYEYQRWFDLARRGPDYFVAKLKAAGKTNAQPKHVHFPIPQRELDLNKNLKQVPAWR, encoded by the coding sequence ATGAAAAAGACAATTATATACAGTTTGGCAGTTCTCTTTTTAATAAGTGCCTGCAATCCGTTGGACGAAGATCCTAAAGCATTTATTTCGTCTGGCAATTTTTATAAAACAACTGAAGATGCAGATGCGGCCGTGATCGCGATTCATAATGCGATAAACAGTTCTACACATACTTTGTACAATCGATTAATCCAAATTTCAACTGAAATGGCAACCGACGATTACGAAGCAGGACCAAGAGCTAGAAATGCGCATGTTAGAGCTTTGTCCAATTTAACGCACGATGCATCAAACGATCGTATGATCGAACTGTGGAGACAAAGTTATGACGGAATCAATAGAGCGAATGTAGCTATTGATAATATCTCGAAGAATCCAAATCTTAATTCACAGAAAGACAAAGATTTAATTAACGAGGCAAAGTTCTTAAGAGCCTTATTATACTTTAACTTAGTACGATGGTTTGGAGATGTTCCTTTGGTTTTACACGAAACGACTGTTTTAAATCCAGATGCTATTAATGTGAGTAATACTCCAGAAGTTGAAGTTTACACACAAATCGAAAATGACCTGATTGATTCCGAAGCACTTCCAGTTGTGCAGCAAAACAAAGGACGCGTAACGGCTGGCGCTGCAAAAAGCATTTTAGCGAAAGTATATCTAACCGAAAAAAAATGGCAGAAAGCAGCCGAAAAAAGCAAAGAAATCATTGACAGTAAAGTTTATGATTTGTTCGAAAATTATGCTGATGTCTTTAATGTGGCAACCAAAAACGGAAAAGAACATATTTTCTCTGCACAATTTAAAGGTCTGACGAACTGGAACGGAAATATGCTGGCTTCGACAGCTGCACCAACTTCTGTTCCTGGAATTGCAGGTGATCAAGCTGATGCGTTGCATAAAGAAGGCGGACTTTTTGAAGCTTTCGCCGAAACAGACAAGAGAAAGTACATCACTTTTGCTGTAGAATTTGTGAGTCCAACCGATGGAAAAACATATAAAGTAACCCCTCATTTTAATAAATATTTTGATCCTGCAACACCAACTTCGCCTGGACAGTCTTCTAAAAATACGCCAATTATAAGGTTTGCAGAAGTATTACTGATTTATGCAGAAGCTTTAAACGAACAAAACGGAGGACCAACTGTAGAAGCTTATGCGGCAGTTGACCGAGTGAGAACCAGAGCCGGCGTTGACTTATTAGCGACAACATCGCCTGCGTTAAGTCAAGATGCTTTTAGAGAAGCGGTTTTTGAAGAAAGAAGAAAAGAATTGGTTTATGAATATCAGCGCTGGTTTGATCTAGCTAGAAGAGGTCCAGATTATTTTGTCGCAAAACTAAAAGCGGCAGGAAAAACAAATGCACAGCCAAAACACGTTCACTTTCCTATTCCGCAAAGAGAATTGGATTTGAATAAGAATTTAAAACAGGTTCCGGCTTGGAGATAA